The following proteins come from a genomic window of Phnomibacter ginsenosidimutans:
- a CDS encoding rhomboid family intramembrane serine protease, whose product MTQFRPGSFQILPVVIKNLLIINALVFLAQVTFDGVFPGSDLQVKVGNTSNLFALHHLFSPLFKPWQLFTHMFMHGSLMHLISNMFALWMFGSILENLWGPKRFLIFYLVCGLGAALLHLGFLWYENMQLVSDFESFKAHPTLQAYINYYNTYNLNSGYDYNIAARILTAWQYEPNNLQIAEQAVMLVTDHANYSLSEATLGASGAVFGCLAAFGYLFPNTYIYLYFFVPIKAKWFVLLYIAFELSMAVRNSAGDNIARWAHLGGALVGFLLVYFWNKNNRRSFY is encoded by the coding sequence ATGACTCAATTTCGTCCCGGTAGCTTTCAGATTTTGCCGGTAGTGATAAAAAATCTGCTCATCATCAATGCCCTGGTGTTTTTGGCCCAGGTCACTTTTGATGGTGTTTTTCCCGGCAGCGACTTGCAGGTAAAAGTGGGCAATACCAGCAACCTGTTTGCCTTGCACCATTTGTTTTCGCCGTTGTTTAAGCCTTGGCAGCTGTTTACCCATATGTTTATGCATGGCAGCCTCATGCACCTCATCAGCAATATGTTTGCGTTGTGGATGTTTGGCTCCATTCTGGAAAACCTTTGGGGGCCAAAGCGGTTCCTCATTTTCTATCTGGTGTGTGGCTTAGGTGCGGCACTGTTGCACCTCGGTTTTTTGTGGTACGAAAACATGCAGCTCGTTAGCGATTTTGAATCGTTCAAAGCGCATCCTACCCTGCAGGCGTACATCAATTATTACAACACGTACAACCTCAACTCAGGCTACGATTACAATATTGCAGCCCGCATTCTTACGGCGTGGCAATACGAGCCCAACAATTTGCAAATAGCAGAGCAGGCCGTAATGCTGGTAACCGACCATGCCAACTATTCACTGAGCGAAGCCACGCTGGGCGCCAGTGGTGCGGTGTTTGGCTGCCTGGCCGCCTTTGGCTATTTGTTTCCCAACACCTACATCTACCTCTACTTTTTTGTACCCATCAAAGCCAAATGGTTTGTGCTACTGTACATCGCATTTGAACTGAGCATGGCCGTACGCAACAGTGCCGGCGACAACATTGCCCGTTGGGCTCACCTTGGCGGTGCACTGGTGGGTTTTTTGCTGGTGTACTTCTGGAACAAAAACAACCGGCGAAGTTTTTACTAA
- the rlmD gene encoding 23S rRNA (uracil(1939)-C(5))-methyltransferase RlmD, with protein MLPYEKQLVFKQQQVYDQLTRIGGVAVENLLPIAGCQQTTGYRNKLEFTFANKRYLSREELNNPDVSALGSFAGFHAKGVFDKVVHLGHCHLMAEPANQIRDVLRQKAIDMNMPFYDVKQHTGWMRGVQYRLCTTGNLMVNVMLGYEQKEMRQQLLDHLLQQVPAITTLYYTINTKFNDSMMGLEPQLYFGAAHATEKLEDFQFLISPKSFFQTNTKQAEKLYQITRDFAELDGSQNLYDLYCGTGSIGIFCSKGAQQVIGVELVEEAIADAKANAALNGLEHTHFYAGDVIDICDDAFFTKHGRPDVIITDPPRAGMHEKLVQKILDMAAPTVVYVSCNPATQARDLRLLAAKYEVTKAQPVDMFPHTHHIENVVQLKLKPPTP; from the coding sequence ATGCTGCCCTACGAAAAACAACTGGTTTTTAAACAACAGCAGGTATATGACCAGCTTACCCGCATTGGCGGTGTGGCGGTAGAAAACCTGTTGCCCATAGCGGGCTGCCAGCAAACCACCGGCTATCGCAACAAGCTGGAATTTACGTTTGCCAACAAACGCTACCTCAGCCGCGAAGAACTCAACAACCCCGATGTAAGTGCCTTGGGCAGCTTTGCAGGCTTTCATGCCAAAGGCGTGTTTGACAAAGTGGTACACCTGGGCCATTGCCACCTGATGGCCGAACCAGCCAACCAGATACGAGATGTGCTGCGCCAAAAGGCCATCGACATGAACATGCCTTTTTACGACGTGAAGCAACACACCGGCTGGATGCGGGGCGTACAATACCGCCTGTGTACTACCGGCAATTTGATGGTGAATGTGATGCTGGGCTACGAGCAGAAAGAGATGCGCCAGCAATTGCTCGACCATTTGCTGCAGCAGGTGCCGGCTATCACTACTTTGTATTATACCATCAATACCAAGTTCAACGATAGCATGATGGGCCTGGAACCCCAGCTCTATTTTGGGGCCGCCCATGCTACCGAAAAGCTGGAAGATTTTCAGTTTCTCATCAGTCCGAAATCGTTTTTTCAAACCAATACCAAACAGGCAGAGAAACTGTACCAAATTACCCGCGACTTTGCGGAGCTTGATGGCAGTCAAAACCTGTACGACTTATACTGCGGTACCGGCAGCATCGGTATTTTTTGCAGCAAGGGCGCCCAGCAGGTAATTGGCGTAGAGCTGGTAGAAGAAGCCATTGCCGATGCCAAAGCCAACGCCGCACTCAACGGATTGGAGCATACGCATTTTTACGCTGGCGATGTGATTGACATTTGCGACGACGCCTTTTTTACCAAACACGGCCGGCCCGACGTGATCATTACCGACCCGCCACGGGCCGGCATGCACGAAAAGCTGGTGCAGAAAATACTGGACATGGCTGCACCCACGGTGGTGTATGTAAGCTGCAACCCCGCCACGCAAGCCCGTGACCTGCGCCTGCTGGCCGCCAAGTACGAGGTTACCAAAGCGCAGCCGGTCGACATGTTTCCCCACACCCATCATATCGAAAATGTGGTGCAGCTGAAACTCAAACCCCCAACCCCCTAA
- a CDS encoding TRAM domain-containing protein, with amino-acid sequence MRKKKNQFVRGLELTAYAAEGKSLGRIDGKVVFVERAVPGDVVDVLLTRNKSDWAEGVPVEFISYSPDRVAPFANTLVYAAAASGKCCPTKNNWFLNNSRYMTSLPALAVWR; translated from the coding sequence ATGCGCAAAAAGAAAAATCAGTTTGTACGTGGGTTGGAGCTCACGGCCTACGCTGCCGAAGGCAAAAGCCTGGGCCGGATAGATGGTAAAGTAGTGTTTGTAGAAAGAGCCGTGCCCGGCGATGTGGTGGATGTATTGCTCACCCGCAACAAAAGCGATTGGGCCGAGGGTGTACCCGTGGAGTTCATTAGCTACAGCCCCGACAGGGTGGCGCCTTTTGCGAACACTTTGGTGTATGCGGCGGCTGCCAGTGGCAAATGCTGCCCTACGAAAAACAACTGGTTTTTAAACAACAGCAGGTATATGACCAGCTTACCCGCATTGGCGGTGTGGCGGTAG
- a CDS encoding response regulator transcription factor: MQTPVSILIVEDDPDVASLLHKGLSEAGYQISLAFDGVSALSLARQQMANLLILDVMLPGKTGLEICATLRSEGIDTPILMLTALASTEQIVHGLDAGADDYMVKPFKLAELMARVRNLIRRAKPTAGDAAPTSNDQPLQMADLVLLPRKKQQKETGNPFHSRLPNTACWST; encoded by the coding sequence ATGCAAACCCCAGTTTCCATTTTAATAGTAGAAGACGATCCCGATGTAGCCTCCTTGCTGCACAAAGGGCTCAGTGAAGCCGGCTATCAAATCAGCCTGGCTTTTGATGGCGTGTCGGCACTATCGCTGGCCCGGCAGCAAATGGCCAACCTGCTGATACTGGATGTGATGCTGCCCGGCAAAACAGGACTGGAAATTTGCGCCACCCTCCGCAGCGAAGGCATTGATACGCCCATACTCATGCTCACAGCACTGGCCAGCACCGAGCAAATTGTGCACGGTTTGGATGCGGGTGCCGATGATTACATGGTGAAACCGTTTAAACTGGCCGAACTGATGGCCAGGGTGCGTAACCTCATCCGCAGGGCCAAGCCTACGGCCGGCGATGCGGCACCTACAAGCAACGATCAACCGTTGCAAATGGCCGATTTGGTGTTGCTGCCCCGCAAAAAGCAGCAGAAAGAAACGGGCAACCCATTTCACTCACGGCTACCGAATACCGCCTGCTGGAGTACCTGA
- a CDS encoding winged helix-turn-helix domain-containing protein: MQNPNRVLSRQDILENVWGIDFNLSTNVVDVYINYLRKKIDKPHQQKLIQTIIGMGYALQQEHDT; the protein is encoded by the coding sequence ATGCAAAACCCCAACCGGGTGCTCAGCCGGCAAGATATTTTGGAAAATGTATGGGGCATCGACTTTAACCTCAGCACCAATGTGGTGGATGTATACATCAACTATTTGCGCAAAAAAATAGACAAGCCACACCAGCAAAAACTTATTCAAACCATCATTGGCATGGGCTATGCCCTGCAGCAAGAGCATGACACTTAG
- a CDS encoding sensor histidine kinase — protein sequence MTLRARLTGLFIAVVAAIVLLFSSLVYFFANQNVFADFYKRLELRARLAARITLEDAAKGNTAFNELRNEYIETLPSEKQYFIRLNEQSQPDSGMQAVIPASLISDAVAKGSAVGRDGNTLYAGLYVPESWGKYVVVVSGRNDYGVQFLNNLQWLLIASFIIKALILGFVGFLFSRRILKPVLDFTSKAKDIGVHNLTVRLPEGSGQDEMGVLASTFNHMLDRLETSFESQKSFIGNASHELRTPLTSIMGEAEWALLKTRSAEEYQQSLQTIQKQAERLEEITRSLLSMARTGFDGGRQEMTRLRIDEKLLRAKELADAIYPNNRIRFDFSHLPEQEEQLQLWGNKDLLQSAFSNVLINACKYSDNNEVLVSLDVQSPNLIVRISDKGIGIPAKDLPYIFDPFFRASNVSGYMGYGIGLPLARNIVRLHHGEITVESVEGKGTSITIVLPQLMYSAKPD from the coding sequence ATGACACTTAGAGCAAGACTAACAGGGTTGTTCATTGCCGTGGTAGCGGCCATTGTGTTGCTGTTTAGCAGCCTGGTGTATTTTTTTGCCAACCAAAATGTGTTTGCCGATTTCTACAAACGCTTAGAGCTACGGGCAAGGCTGGCAGCCCGTATTACACTTGAAGATGCTGCCAAAGGCAACACTGCTTTTAATGAGCTGCGCAATGAATACATTGAAACACTGCCTTCGGAAAAACAATATTTCATTCGGCTGAATGAGCAGTCGCAACCTGACAGTGGCATGCAGGCGGTAATACCTGCCAGTCTCATTAGCGATGCGGTAGCCAAGGGCTCTGCCGTAGGCCGCGATGGCAATACCTTGTATGCCGGTTTGTACGTGCCCGAAAGCTGGGGCAAGTATGTGGTGGTAGTGTCGGGCAGAAACGATTATGGTGTACAGTTTCTCAACAACCTGCAATGGTTGCTTATCGCCAGCTTCATCATCAAAGCACTGATATTGGGTTTTGTGGGCTTTCTGTTTTCGCGGCGCATTTTAAAACCCGTACTCGATTTTACCAGCAAAGCCAAAGACATTGGAGTGCATAACCTCACAGTGCGTTTGCCCGAAGGATCGGGGCAAGATGAAATGGGCGTGTTGGCAAGCACCTTCAACCACATGCTCGACCGCCTGGAAACTTCGTTCGAGTCGCAAAAAAGTTTTATTGGCAATGCTTCACACGAACTGCGTACACCGCTCACCAGCATTATGGGCGAAGCAGAATGGGCCTTGCTGAAAACCCGCAGTGCCGAAGAATATCAGCAATCACTGCAAACCATTCAAAAGCAGGCAGAGCGGTTGGAAGAAATAACCCGTTCGCTGCTGAGCATGGCCCGCACCGGCTTTGATGGTGGCCGGCAAGAAATGACACGGTTGCGTATTGATGAAAAACTGCTTCGTGCCAAAGAACTGGCCGATGCCATTTACCCCAACAATCGCATTCGCTTCGATTTCAGCCACCTGCCCGAGCAGGAAGAACAGCTGCAGTTATGGGGCAATAAAGATTTGTTACAATCTGCTTTTTCCAATGTGCTCATCAATGCCTGCAAGTACTCCGACAACAACGAAGTGCTGGTAAGTCTGGATGTGCAATCGCCCAACCTCATTGTACGCATTTCAGACAAAGGCATAGGTATTCCGGCCAAAGACCTGCCTTATATTTTCGATCCGTTTTTCCGTGCCTCCAATGTGAGTGGCTACATGGGCTATGGTATTGGTTTGCCATTGGCCCGCAACATTGTTCGGTTGCACCATGGCGAAATAACCGTGGAATCGGTAGAAGGAAAAGGCACCAGTATTACCATTGTACTGCCGCAACTCATGTACAGCGCCAAGCCAGATTAG
- a CDS encoding rhodanese-like domain-containing protein, with the protein MATHMRRFYGLLLIACMPMFMACAQPSGAEPWQPHQLMPPAQLAANIQSGKQVPLIISIGPGAIIKGSVDIGPGGDAANIAKLKTLLQQQDKSKPVVIYCGCCPFRNCPNIRPAFALLNSMGFTKHQLLNLSTNIKVDWIDKGFPVQ; encoded by the coding sequence ATGGCTACACATATGCGTCGTTTTTATGGTTTGTTGCTTATTGCTTGCATGCCCATGTTCATGGCCTGTGCTCAACCATCGGGTGCAGAGCCCTGGCAGCCCCATCAGTTGATGCCGCCGGCACAACTGGCGGCCAATATTCAGTCGGGCAAGCAAGTGCCACTCATCATCAGCATTGGGCCGGGGGCTATCATCAAAGGCTCAGTAGATATTGGGCCCGGTGGCGATGCGGCCAATATTGCCAAGCTCAAAACCTTATTGCAACAACAAGATAAATCTAAGCCCGTGGTGATTTACTGCGGTTGTTGTCCGTTTCGCAATTGCCCCAATATCCGGCCGGCATTTGCACTACTCAATAGCATGGGTTTTACCAAACATCAACTACTCAATTTGTCTACCAATATCAAGGTTGATTGGATAGACAAAGGTTTTCCCGTTCAATAA
- a CDS encoding M20/M25/M40 family metallo-hydrolase, with the protein MKSFFFLMLLAAAAVATQAQSLTATEQKIVAEVQRQHATNVELLKETVNINSGSLNIAGVKAVGEKLAAAYRKIGFTTEWITLPDSLKRAGHLVAYRKGKKGKRILMIGHLDTVFEPDMEANPFRMINDSTATGQGVVDMKGGNVMMLAICQALANLNLIDDATIVCYYTGDEESTGSPEWVSRQDFIARAKASDIALGFETAQNFSTVAIGRRGSSSWKLTVQGKQSHSAGMFGANGSYGAIYEAARILTEFRQKLEGEKYLTFSPGVIAGGTELNTNDEAFRATVSGKTNIIAPATVVYGDLRFLGEQQKANARNTMRQIVVNNLRGTTAQIEFYDGFPSMEPKPGNLQLVQQLNDVSMAMGLGPVKAGDPGSRGAGDISWVAQYVDCIDGLGASGGGAHAPGETINMKELPRLTERAAVFVYRLTR; encoded by the coding sequence ATGAAATCATTCTTCTTTTTAATGCTGCTTGCTGCGGCAGCAGTAGCTACACAGGCACAATCACTTACTGCAACAGAACAAAAAATTGTGGCCGAAGTACAACGCCAGCATGCTACCAATGTGGAGCTGCTGAAAGAAACAGTGAACATCAATAGTGGTTCGCTCAACATTGCCGGGGTAAAAGCCGTGGGCGAAAAACTGGCTGCGGCGTATCGCAAAATTGGTTTCACCACAGAGTGGATTACCCTGCCCGATTCGTTGAAACGTGCCGGCCATTTAGTAGCCTACAGAAAAGGAAAAAAGGGCAAACGCATTTTGATGATTGGCCACCTGGATACGGTATTTGAGCCCGACATGGAAGCCAATCCTTTCCGCATGATTAACGACAGCACAGCAACCGGCCAAGGCGTGGTAGATATGAAAGGTGGCAATGTGATGATGCTGGCCATTTGCCAGGCACTGGCCAATTTGAATTTGATAGACGACGCCACGATTGTGTGCTACTATACCGGCGATGAAGAAAGTACTGGCTCGCCGGAATGGGTAAGCCGGCAAGATTTTATTGCCCGTGCCAAAGCCAGCGATATTGCCTTGGGTTTTGAAACCGCACAAAACTTCAGCACGGTGGCCATTGGACGCCGTGGCAGCAGCAGCTGGAAGCTGACGGTGCAAGGCAAGCAGTCTCACTCAGCAGGCATGTTTGGCGCCAATGGCAGCTATGGCGCCATTTATGAAGCCGCCAGAATTTTGACGGAGTTTCGCCAAAAATTGGAAGGCGAAAAGTACCTGACCTTTAGCCCGGGCGTAATAGCAGGAGGAACAGAACTCAACACCAATGATGAAGCATTTCGGGCTACGGTGAGTGGCAAAACCAACATCATAGCACCGGCAACGGTGGTGTATGGCGATTTGCGTTTTTTGGGCGAACAGCAAAAAGCCAATGCCCGCAATACAATGCGTCAGATTGTGGTGAATAACCTGCGGGGTACCACTGCGCAAATAGAATTTTATGATGGCTTCCCTAGCATGGAGCCAAAGCCGGGCAACCTACAGTTAGTACAACAGCTCAACGATGTGAGCATGGCAATGGGTTTGGGCCCGGTAAAAGCCGGTGACCCCGGTAGCCGTGGAGCCGGCGACATTAGCTGGGTAGCACAATATGTAGATTGTATCGATGGATTGGGTGCCAGCGGTGGCGGTGCACATGCCCCCGGCGAAACCATCAACATGAAAGAACTACCACGGCTTACAGAAAGAGCGGCAGTGTTTGTGTACCGCCTCACCCGATAA
- the recA gene encoding recombinase RecA, with the protein MAKNSTNTENETMSNNANAEKLKALKLTIDKIDKDFGKGSVMMMNEKGTAQLEVISTGSIGLDTALGIGGLPRGRIIEIYGPESSGKTTLSTHVIAEAQKKGGMCAIIDAEHAFDSNYAQKLGVDVDNLLISQPDYGEQALEIADRLILSGALDVVVIDSVAALVPKGELEGEMGDSKMGLQARLMSQALRKLTATINKTNTVCIFINQLREKIGVMFGNPETTTGGNALKFYASVRLDIRRVSQIKDGDEAIGNRARVKVVKNKVAPPFRQAEFDIIFGEGISKSGEIIDMGVELGILQKSGSWFSYEGNKLGQGRDAVKELVRDNPELSAEIEAKIRAKIQEMQAA; encoded by the coding sequence ATGGCCAAGAATTCTACTAACACCGAAAACGAGACTATGAGCAACAATGCCAACGCCGAAAAGCTGAAGGCCCTCAAGCTAACCATCGACAAAATCGACAAAGATTTTGGCAAGGGTAGCGTAATGATGATGAACGAAAAGGGCACCGCACAACTGGAAGTCATTTCAACCGGCTCCATCGGGCTGGATACCGCTTTGGGTATTGGCGGCTTGCCTCGTGGCCGGATTATTGAAATCTACGGTCCTGAATCGAGCGGTAAAACCACCCTGAGCACCCACGTGATTGCCGAAGCCCAAAAGAAAGGTGGCATGTGTGCCATTATTGATGCGGAACATGCCTTTGACAGCAACTATGCGCAAAAGCTGGGCGTAGATGTAGACAACCTGCTCATCAGCCAGCCCGACTACGGCGAACAGGCCCTTGAAATTGCCGACCGCCTGATTTTATCTGGCGCTTTGGATGTAGTGGTAATTGACTCTGTAGCCGCACTGGTGCCCAAAGGTGAACTGGAAGGCGAAATGGGCGATAGCAAAATGGGCTTGCAGGCCCGACTGATGAGCCAGGCTTTGCGTAAGCTCACCGCTACCATTAATAAAACCAATACTGTCTGCATCTTCATCAACCAGTTGCGGGAAAAGATTGGTGTGATGTTTGGCAACCCCGAAACCACCACCGGTGGTAATGCCCTTAAGTTTTATGCTTCTGTACGATTGGACATTCGCCGGGTAAGCCAGATTAAAGATGGCGATGAAGCCATTGGTAACCGAGCCCGGGTAAAAGTGGTAAAGAATAAAGTGGCCCCGCCTTTCCGTCAGGCTGAGTTCGACATCATTTTTGGTGAAGGCATTAGCAAGAGCGGCGAAATCATTGACATGGGCGTAGAGCTCGGCATTTTACAAAAGAGCGGCAGCTGGTTTAGCTATGAAGGCAACAAATTGGGCCAGGGCCGGGATGCCGTAAAAGAACTGGTACGGGATAATCCCGAACTAAGTGCAGAAATCGAAGCCAAAATCAGAGCGAAAATTCAAGAAATGCAAGCGGCATGA
- the tig gene encoding trigger factor, protein MATVTRENVGLLTDRLTVQITKDDYYPAFDKALKNYAKKANVPGFRPGMVPLGHVKKMFGNSVFTEEVLRSVEKEINGYLDKERPEIFAQPLPTDDNAATVGKLDMNQPADYSFSFEIGLKPAYTVANPADATIKRRKVKVTDEMVEEEVSRLQNRYGNMQEPETVNNDQCVLNVTFTEVDADGNAVEGGAAKDNSLLVSYFAEAVRPQLNGLKVGDSITVTLDEAFEAKEKEWIVGDLGLNEVADAGSKKFKITITKIGFVEKRDLNEEFFNQLFPGKAIATEAEFKQAVKEDIEAYWTNQARSQVHDEIYHYLIDNTNIELPVDFLKRWLQSGGEKPKTAEEVEAEFPSFTNSLKWTLISDKLTVDNQLQVNPEELREFAKRQMMGYMGVTTLDESTAWLDSYVDRMMSDRKYIDQMYNQLMTDKLFTWAESQVTKFNDEEVSAEEFAKHQHHHAH, encoded by the coding sequence ATGGCAACAGTTACCCGGGAAAATGTAGGCCTGCTCACAGACCGCCTCACCGTACAAATTACCAAGGACGATTACTATCCGGCGTTTGATAAGGCGCTGAAAAATTATGCGAAGAAAGCCAATGTACCCGGCTTTCGCCCCGGCATGGTTCCTTTGGGCCACGTAAAGAAAATGTTTGGCAACAGCGTATTTACTGAAGAAGTATTGCGTTCGGTTGAAAAAGAAATCAATGGCTACCTCGATAAAGAACGCCCTGAGATTTTTGCGCAGCCCCTGCCTACCGATGACAATGCAGCTACTGTTGGCAAGCTCGATATGAACCAGCCTGCAGATTACAGCTTCAGCTTCGAAATTGGTTTGAAACCTGCATACACCGTTGCCAACCCGGCCGATGCTACCATTAAGCGCCGCAAGGTGAAGGTGACCGACGAAATGGTGGAAGAAGAAGTAAGCCGCCTGCAAAACCGCTATGGCAACATGCAGGAGCCCGAAACAGTAAACAACGACCAGTGTGTGCTGAATGTAACTTTTACAGAAGTAGATGCCGACGGCAACGCTGTAGAAGGCGGCGCTGCCAAAGACAACAGCTTGCTGGTAAGCTATTTTGCTGAAGCTGTTCGCCCTCAGCTCAATGGTCTGAAAGTTGGCGATAGCATCACCGTAACATTGGATGAAGCTTTTGAAGCCAAAGAAAAAGAATGGATTGTGGGCGACCTCGGCCTGAATGAAGTAGCCGATGCGGGCAGCAAAAAATTCAAGATCACCATTACCAAAATTGGTTTTGTAGAAAAGCGTGACCTCAACGAAGAGTTCTTTAACCAACTCTTCCCCGGCAAAGCCATTGCTACCGAAGCAGAATTTAAGCAGGCGGTAAAAGAAGACATCGAAGCGTACTGGACCAATCAGGCCCGAAGCCAGGTGCACGACGAAATCTATCACTACCTCATCGACAATACCAACATCGAACTGCCCGTTGACTTTTTAAAGCGCTGGTTGCAGAGCGGTGGCGAAAAGCCGAAGACTGCTGAAGAAGTAGAAGCCGAGTTTCCTTCATTTACCAACTCATTGAAGTGGACCCTCATCAGCGATAAGCTCACCGTAGACAACCAGCTTCAGGTAAACCCCGAAGAGCTCCGCGAATTTGCGAAGCGCCAAATGATGGGCTACATGGGCGTAACTACGCTGGATGAAAGCACAGCATGGCTCGACAGCTATGTAGACCGTATGATGAGCGACCGCAAATACATCGACCAGATGTACAACCAGCTGATGACCGACAAGCTGTTTACATGGGCCGAGTCGCAGGTAACCAAGTTCAACGACGAAGAAGTAAGCGCCGAAGAATTTGCCAAGCACCAGCATCACCACGCACATTAA
- a CDS encoding Gfo/Idh/MocA family protein, producing the protein MSQKNRRSFLQQMGLAGAAMIAGKSVLAADVPAIHHPLHRLMPMPDDQPIRMGLIGAGGMGTEDMKSALQHANVTITAVCDLYKGRIDAAKQRWGQQLFATNDYKELLKRSDVDAVIIGTPDHWHQPISIAALEAGKHVYCEKPMLHKVSEGWALVNAWKKSGKVYQVGSQGVSSLGNEKAKELLAAGAIGELNYAEGFWARMSPEGAWQYKIPADGNAQTVAWDKYEINKKHAFDPLRFFRWRNYLDYGTGMSGDLFVHLFSSLHFITNSMGPSKIAAMGGLRYWKDGRDVPDVLLGMFDYPATQAHPGFDLSLRCNFVDGTSGTTYLRLNGSKGSMDVEWDKVTVRLNADAGTNDPFLKAKAAEQGMAKEERKKMLPPRETVYKAEDGYKGAHYDHFGNFFRAIRTGGTVAEDPVFGFRACAPALLCNDSYFEKKYVLWDPENMKVLS; encoded by the coding sequence ATGAGTCAGAAAAACCGTCGTTCGTTCTTACAACAAATGGGCCTTGCCGGGGCCGCTATGATAGCCGGCAAATCTGTATTGGCTGCTGATGTGCCAGCCATTCACCATCCGCTGCACAGGTTAATGCCGATGCCCGATGATCAACCCATTCGCATGGGACTGATTGGTGCCGGCGGAATGGGCACCGAAGACATGAAATCAGCACTGCAGCATGCCAATGTAACCATCACCGCTGTATGCGATTTGTACAAGGGCCGTATTGATGCAGCCAAACAACGCTGGGGCCAACAATTGTTTGCCACCAACGATTACAAAGAATTACTGAAACGTAGTGATGTAGATGCGGTGATTATCGGCACACCCGATCACTGGCATCAACCCATTAGTATAGCAGCGCTAGAAGCAGGCAAGCATGTGTATTGCGAAAAGCCGATGCTGCACAAAGTAAGCGAAGGTTGGGCGCTGGTAAACGCCTGGAAAAAAAGCGGCAAAGTATATCAGGTGGGCAGCCAGGGCGTGAGCTCTTTGGGCAATGAAAAAGCCAAAGAATTATTGGCAGCAGGTGCCATTGGCGAACTCAACTATGCCGAAGGTTTTTGGGCAAGGATGAGTCCGGAAGGAGCATGGCAATATAAAATCCCCGCCGACGGCAATGCACAAACGGTAGCCTGGGATAAATACGAAATCAACAAGAAGCATGCATTTGATCCGTTGCGCTTTTTCCGCTGGCGCAATTACCTCGATTATGGTACCGGTATGAGTGGCGATTTGTTTGTACACCTGTTCAGCAGTCTGCACTTCATTACCAACAGTATGGGCCCGTCTAAAATAGCCGCCATGGGTGGCCTGCGCTACTGGAAAGATGGCCGCGATGTACCCGATGTTTTGCTGGGTATGTTCGACTATCCGGCTACGCAAGCACATCCCGGTTTCGACCTGAGCCTGCGTTGCAATTTTGTAGATGGGACCAGCGGCACTACTTACCTGCGCCTCAACGGTAGCAAGGGTAGCATGGATGTAGAATGGGATAAAGTAACGGTTCGCCTGAATGCTGATGCGGGTACCAACGATCCCTTCCTGAAAGCCAAAGCGGCCGAGCAGGGCATGGCCAAAGAAGAACGCAAAAAAATGCTGCCGCCCCGCGAAACTGTGTACAAAGCAGAAGATGGCTACAAGGGTGCTCACTACGATCATTTCGGCAACTTCTTCCGGGCCATCCGCACCGGCGGTACCGTAGCCGAAGATCCCGTGTTTGGCTTCCGTGCCTGTGCACCGGCACTCCTGTGCAACGACAGCTATTTCGAAAAGAAATATGTACTGTGGGATCCGGAAAACATGAAAGTACTTTCTTAA